A genomic segment from Glycine max cultivar Williams 82 chromosome 1, Glycine_max_v4.0, whole genome shotgun sequence encodes:
- the LOC100780729 gene encoding dof zinc finger protein DOF5.7 has protein sequence MSPDDTPPPKPATAKDQETQSSGGGRKSSSTRPQEQGLKCPRCDSPNTKFCYYNNYSLTQPRHFCKTCRRYWTKGGALRNVPIGGGCRKNKKVKSSRLSCDSKDSGSSSSELGGLKFLHSLSPSMDFHLGGLPFPRLHHHHPPTPYNHFSSFGDTSSASSCFNLDPSPGTTPSSSFAALNNYPFSYNGAIQGMSSLNVHSGLASSIESLSSINQDLHWKLQQQRLAMLFGGDNNNQKDHSGVNQIENLAQKPQPIMFQNLEISKPGTFPVGNSRKEQGSSGDTHTPSTEWFFGNSYASVTPTPTTSSGGPGNDNASNWSSGGVHAWGDVPQQYSALP, from the coding sequence ATGTCACCCGATGACACACCACCTCCAAAGCCTGCCACAGCAAAAGACCAAGAGACTCAAAGTTCCGGTGGTGGCAGAAAAAGCTCCTCCACAAGGCCCCAAGAGCAAGGTCTCAAGTGTCCACGATGTGACTCACCTAACACCAAATTCTGCTACTACAACAACTACAGCCTCACACAGCCAAGGCATTTCTGCAAGACATGTAGAAGATACTGGACAAAAGGTGGGGCTTTGCGCAACGTCCCTATTGGCGGTGGTTGTAGAAAGAACAAGAAGGTGAAGTCATCAAGGCTCTCATGTGACTCCAAAGACTCTGGTTCCTCCTCTTCAGAACTTGGTGGCCTCAAATTCCTtcattctctttctccttcCATGGACTTTCACCTTGGAGGGTTACCCTTCCCTAGGCTTCACCATCATCACCCTCCAACCCCTTACAACCACTTTTCCTCTTTTGGAGACACTTCTAGTGCTTCTTCATGTTTCAACCTTGATCCTTCTCCTGGCACCACCCCATCAAGTTCTTTTGCTGCTCTCAATAATTACCCTTTTTCTTACAATGGTGCAATCCAAGGTATGAGCTCTTTGAATGTTCATAGTGGCCTTGCCTCTTCCATTGAGTCTTTGAGTTCTATAAACCAGGACTTGCACTGGAAGCTGCAGCAGCAGCGATTGGCAATGCTCTTTGGTGGAGACAACAACAACCAGAAAGATCATAGTGGTGTTAACCAGATTGAGAACCTGGCACAGAAACCACAACCCATTATGTTTCAGAACCTTGAGATTTCAAAGCCAGGGACTTTCCCAGTTGGGAACTCCAGAAAAGAACAAGGTTCAAGTGGGGACACACACACGCCTTCAACCGAGTGGTTCTTTGGGAATTCTTATGCCTCAGTGACTCCTACACCTACAACTAGTAGTGGTGGCCCAGGGAATGATAATGCGAGCAATTGGAGTAGCGGTGGTGTCCATGCTTGGGGTGATGTGCCGCAGCAATATAGTGCTTTGCCCTAG